A genomic window from Nocardioides sp. BP30 includes:
- a CDS encoding cytochrome P450, with amino-acid sequence MTIQATRPDRGRAQARPDSAEARPLPPLIPADRGLPVLGRILDYAKDPMGLMRHQWETYGPVSPFNSLGETGAMVLGPDACAEVLQNKDKAFANGWRKIVGPFFNGGLMLIDFDEHHVHRRIMQEAFTRPRLESYTAHMQPAIAAGMADWGDDGSFKSYWRLKQLTLDIAADIFMGGAADTSRAEMDRVNKAFIACVQAASGIVRADVPMTRWGRAFRGRRVLEEFLRHYLPAKRATATDDIFSVLCHIETDEGERFSDQDVVNHMIFLMMAAHDTSTITTSTMIQLLGQHPAWQERCRAESLALGDAPTMSELEGLAALDLVMKEALRLHAPVPVLMRHTVKDTVVQGVRIPAGSDTLVGVQFSHLMEDYWTNPMVFDPERFSDVRREDRSHRFAWEPFGGGVHKCIGLYFGGLEVKSIMHRLLRTYHWSVSPGYQPPMDNHSLPFPKDGRPITLVRN; translated from the coding sequence ATGACGATCCAGGCCACCCGACCCGACCGAGGACGCGCGCAGGCCCGTCCGGACTCCGCCGAGGCGCGCCCGCTGCCGCCGCTCATCCCCGCCGACAGGGGGCTGCCGGTACTGGGCCGGATCCTCGACTACGCCAAGGACCCGATGGGTCTGATGCGGCACCAGTGGGAGACCTACGGCCCCGTCTCGCCGTTCAACTCCCTCGGTGAGACAGGCGCCATGGTGCTCGGTCCGGACGCGTGCGCCGAGGTGCTGCAGAACAAGGACAAGGCGTTCGCCAACGGCTGGCGCAAGATCGTCGGCCCGTTCTTCAACGGTGGTCTCATGCTCATCGACTTCGACGAGCACCACGTCCATCGGCGGATCATGCAGGAGGCGTTCACCCGGCCCCGGCTGGAGAGCTACACCGCGCACATGCAGCCGGCGATCGCCGCCGGCATGGCCGACTGGGGCGACGACGGATCGTTCAAGTCCTACTGGCGTCTGAAGCAACTCACCCTCGACATCGCCGCCGACATCTTCATGGGCGGTGCGGCCGATACCAGTCGCGCCGAGATGGATCGGGTCAACAAGGCCTTCATCGCCTGCGTCCAGGCGGCGTCGGGCATCGTCCGCGCCGACGTGCCGATGACGCGCTGGGGGCGGGCCTTCCGGGGGCGCCGGGTGCTCGAGGAGTTCCTGCGGCACTACCTCCCGGCCAAGCGCGCCACCGCCACCGACGACATCTTCTCGGTGCTGTGCCACATCGAGACCGACGAGGGTGAGCGGTTCAGCGACCAGGACGTGGTCAACCACATGATCTTCCTGATGATGGCGGCACACGACACCTCGACCATCACCACCTCCACGATGATCCAGCTGCTCGGCCAGCACCCGGCCTGGCAGGAGCGCTGCCGGGCCGAGTCGCTCGCGCTGGGGGACGCCCCGACGATGTCGGAGCTGGAGGGTCTGGCCGCGCTCGACCTGGTGATGAAGGAGGCGCTGCGGCTGCACGCGCCGGTGCCGGTGCTGATGCGGCACACCGTCAAGGACACCGTCGTACAGGGCGTGCGGATCCCGGCCGGGTCGGACACGCTCGTCGGCGTCCAGTTCTCCCACCTGATGGAGGACTACTGGACCAATCCGATGGTCTTCGACCCCGAGCGCTTCTCCGACGTACGCCGCGAGGACCGCTCGCACCGGTTCGCCTGGGAGCCCTTCGGCGGCGGGGTGCACAAGTGCATCGGGCTCTACTTCGGCGGCCTGGAGGTCAAGTCGATCATGCACCGGCTACTGCGGACCTACCACTGGAGCGTCTCGCCGGGCTACCAGCCGCCGATGGACAACCACTCGCTGCCGTTCCCCAAGGACGGTCGCCCGATCACGCTCGTCCGGAACTGA